The nucleotide sequence ttataacgtaatgccattcggactaaaaaacgtcggtgctacttaccaaagcctagtaaatcggatgttcgaagagcaaatagaaaaatcaatggaggtttatattgacgacatgttagttaagtccctgcgagtaaaggaccatttgaaacatttgcatgaaaccttcaacatatttaagaaatacaatatgaagctgaacctggAAAAATGCGCATTCGGAGTCGGGTCCGAAATATTCCTGGGATTTATggtgttgtcacgaccccaattcaccctctgtaggatgtcgtgatggcacataatctctaagattaggtaagcttAAAAAAttgcggaataacataataagAGTCTGCAACTCAAACCCAATAGTTGTAATAAATGAAAATTTCAAGTCAAAGAACTACAatctcccaaaacccagtagaaataagtcacaagcttttatGAGAAATACTAATGTCTTTATGTATCAAAGTCTACTAAAATAAGGAAAGCAACatgataaggatagagggggactccaaggtctgcggacaatggcagatgtaccttgaagtctccacatacaggtagctcactgatatctggactggtaagaagtacctggatctgcacaaaaggatgtgcagaagtgtagtatgagtacaccacaacggtaccaataagtgccaagcctaacctcggtagattagtgacgaggtcaggtctggCCCTACTAGAAATAATAGTAAAGTaagacagatgatataataatataatgaaatgactaaGAAGTGAACAAcacagcaaatagaggtaaaccagagtggcgctcccgaggtaccgcctcgtagtcctaaaagtaaatatgcactgcaggggaatctcccgaggatccatctcgtagtcccagaagtaaatatgcagtacaaggggatctcccgagaaaccacctcgtagtcccaaaagtaaatatgcagtacagcgGGATCTTCCGAGgaaccgtcccgtagtcccaaagtaaatatgcaacagataTCCGAAGGAAACAACAAATTTATAGCAAGAATCtcacagttaaagatttaaatcaaatcaaataggcaggtaattcagctaagcatgttgcacatattgCAAGTAATAGTTAGGGCGcgtagacatgtgatactagactaaacatgatcactacatatactaaagcaactcagttaaagaatttaaaagaagactactcagcaagaaccgatATTTCAAAATTTAGCATGTGTATGAACTCGTCACgtcgcgtacacggcgctcacatatcacaaaatgtTACAACAGTTTCAAATCccaaggggatttcccccacacaggattagacaagccatttacctcaagccaagctcaatcagtcgataagaatgcctttccctcgatttttcgactccggtcggctcgaatctagtcacaattaattcgattcagtcaatacaaattataggaacaaattctatatgaaaatacaaattttctatcaaaaatcaaaaaatttaactcaaaaattgcctgtggggcccatatatcggaacctgacaaaagttacaaaatttgaaatctcattcaaccacgagtctaaccataccaattttacctaattccaacatcaactcgaccctcaaatcttcaaattaaaccaagagggttttctaaatgtttcaacttaattcacccattaaatgttaaaaacaaccatttTCGGggaatttaaccaatattgagttaagaacacttaccccgttgttttccttgaaaatctcccaaacattGTCTCTCtctcccattttcagaacttaaactctctacccagcgattccttcttcgcgaacgcgacatgtccctcgcgttcgcgaagcacaattttgtGATTCCcaatttttcttcttcgcaaacgcgagccttgcctcgcgaacgcgatgcttcatcGGGATGCTCAATCGCGAACGCATCCTCGCCATCGTGAATGCAAAGACCAATTTCCCCCAGGCCGGCTTTCCCTTTCGCGAACGCCTCAATCTCGAACGCGTAGCTTTGCCCCcagaaccttcgcgaacgcgtgcctTCGGTCgagaacgcgaagcacaaaatgggcCAGTCCAAatttccccttcgcgaacgcgtgagtccCTTCGCGCTCGCGAAGAACAACATGAGTACCAGCAAACCAGCAACAACAACCTGgccaaacttggtccgaaaccaccccgaaacacactcgaggcccccgggacctcaaccaaatataccaacaagtcccaaaacatcatacgaacttatttgaagcctcaaatcacatcaaataacgataaaaatatgaatcacaccccaattcaagcttaatgaaattaggaaattccaacttctacattcgacaccgaaacctattaaatcaagtccgattgacctcaaaatttgcacacaagtcataaatgacataacggaggtattccaattttcataatCAGATTCCCATCTCgatgtcaaaaagtcaactccccggtcaaacttccaaacttaaattttaattttttccatttcaagcctaatttaactacggacttccaaataatttttaggacacgctcctaagtccaaaattaccatacggagctattgaaatcatcaaaattctattccggagtcatttacacataagtaaatatctggtcaaccttttaaatttaagttttaattttggagactaagtgtctcaatttatttcaaaacctcaccggacccaaactaattaccccggcaagtctcATAACAAATATAAagaataaattgagcagtaaatggaggaacgaggttgtaatactccAAACagtcggccgggtcgttacattctcctccttttacataaacgttcgtcctcgaacgggtttagaattatacctggagcctcaaataagtgtggatatttgctttgCATCTCCCGCTctgtctcccaagtagcttctccaactggctggcctctccactacactttcactgaagctatatttttttatctcaactttcgaacctgccggtctaaaatggccagcggctccacatcataagtcaaattaccatccaactgcactgtgctaaaatccaaaacatgagacggatatCCAacgtacttccgaagcatagatacatgaaagactggatgaacacccgatgactaggttgcaaagcaagttcataagccacctctccaatcttcttaagtatttcaaaaggtccaatatacctaggactcaacttgcccttctttatgAACCTCAACacatccttcatgggtgaaatcttgaacagaaccttctccccagtcatgtaagcaacatcacggaccttcctgtcagcataactcttcagTCTAGACTGCGNNNNNNNNNNNNNNNNNNNNNNNNNNNNNNNNNNNNNNNNNNNNNNNNNNNNNNNNNNNNNNNNNNNNNNNNNNNNNNNNNNNNNNNNNNNNNNNNNNNNNNNNNNNNNNNNNNNNNNNNNNNNNNNNNNNNNNNNNNNNNNNNNNNNNNNNNNNNNNNNNNNNNNNNNNNNNNNNNNNNNNNNNNNNNNNNNNNNNNNNGATGTGGATGGAACCACGGATGAAACCAATCTAATTCTTTATCTTGTGACGATGAATCCGATTTTTGCATAGTTTCTACGTTCTCAATTGCAAAACATAAATTGAGAAGTAGGAAAATGCAAATGAGAAAAGTGAGACTTTTCTTAGCCATGGTTAATCACTAAGAAATTTAGGGTTGGTACTCTAAGATGAATTATGAAGGTAGCTATAGTGGGGGGTTTTATAGGGTTGTAAAGGAAGAGATATTCATAAGTATTAGGAGAGTTATTAACTTTATCGAAGATATGAATATTGATTTATGTCAATCATAAATACTGAAGTTTGCATACAAAGAGAATTCTTAAAATGCATGCAATTTGAAGTAGATAAAGAGTGAACAAGATTTCCCTATATCTATTCAAAATCttatatgaaaaagaaaataaataagaggGGTCCTCGTCTGATCAATTAGAAGCAAAAGATCTCTTGATTACAATTAACTTTTTTTAAATGAGGAATTGTTTTGTAATCAACTTAATAAACTATTTAATTTCTGCTAGCTGGTATTAACTTGTATAGTCCATTTATATGAATACTAGCTTTTTTGACCGGTTTGGTTTGTATCAAATTCTTTTGCCCGATTTATTCCCTACTTCTATTAACTTAATAGATTTTATTAATCACGTTGTTTGATTATGATATGAAAAGCATCACCATGGATTTGGGGTTTTTTTCGAGAACAAAGTGATTTATTTAACTTAGTGGTGAGACGTCCAAAGTGGTTGGTCCTTAGTTGATAACCAACAtcgatcctttttttttttgaaagtaaATTCATATCTAAAAGTTACATAATAATAGCAAAAAGTATTGTATTCACTAACTAAAAGGTTATAGCTAACGCCTATAAATGATGTACGAATTACCAATTTATGAAAAGAAATTTCTCTCAATGTCGTCGCAAGATTTTTGTTAGCGGTGTCATAATTAATCGGTGGCTGGTGAACCATAGGAGTTAGGAGATGACGAGAGATATGAAAAGTAGAATCGTACCAAGCCAACACGCTCAAAAATTGTAAATTCTAAAGGAGTTGTTCTGTATATTTTTTGTTTCCCACCTGGTGTTCAGTACCCGCATTAGGACCCTATAAATCTGGATCCAAGACCTCTGATTAAGGAGTACTTACCACTACATCACAACCCTTAATATATGTTTTTAGGCATTTGATATATGAAACCAAATGCCTAGAAATCCATGGCCACTAACACCTGGGGAGGGGGGATGAgaatttttgtctttttttgtgGCAAATTTTCCGTTTTCTGTGTCGACAAGTCTCATTTCCTGTAGTGTATCTGTTGcgaaaaattgaaatgaaatacaTAAAGTGCATTATgaaactgaaatttaaaaaaaaaaaaaaaaaaaaaaaagtgtagACCACTTTAGCGATAGAGGAAATGATCTCTTGCGGCTATTTACAATTTGAATAGAAGAACATAACCTTTCAGATACCGTATGTGTTACTATGTTAtttttcatatctcttatatgtaaaaatgaagatttcttgtaaaaaaaaaaaaaaaaaaaaaggcataaAACTATTAATAAATTGGTAAAGGACTACAAAATCAATTCTCCCGGCAGAGGAAATATAGTTCAACGTATTAATTTGAAGAACTAATCGCACCAACAAAAGTTAAAGCTAAACATTAAACTTCCTTCTTATTAATCTCAATAATTACAACCAATTCTAATATAACTCAATTCTTCTTATTACTATCATCACCTTTGGCACCATCATTAGGAGGAGTTCCAGGGAATGGAGGAAATATTGGAGGAAATTTAAAACCAGGAAATGGTGGAAGTGGAAATTTTGGCACATCATCACCAGGAATTGGGGGGGAAATATTGCCATCACTATTTGGTTTTGGTGGTGGTGGCGAGAATGGAAAAGTACGTCGCGGCAAATGAACAATTATGCTTTTTGTCACATAGGGTTTCTCGGTACCTGTGCTTTCAACTTTAGTTTCAGCGAAAGAATAGCCGAATAATAGAAAAATGCAAAAGGAGAAGGAAATAAGAGTCGAAAAGAAAGTGCTCTTAGTCGTTAGGGGCATAGACAATTTGATGAATGAATTGTGATCGTAAAGAGTGGAATTTATAGTTTGAGAGATGAGTCTATTTGATTAGGTAATTGTATCTCAAATGATATAATTGTATATAGGAGATTTTAAAATGTAATGGAGAAGATTACAGAGTCAGATAAGAGATTGAGCTTCTGAAAAGGTAAATTGAATTTCtttaggcaatatatatatatatatatatatatatatatatatatatatatatatatatatatatatatatatatatatatatatatatatataattggaaAGGATGATATTGACCTTAATTAGGTGAGATTATAGCTGAAATTGAATATCTCATATATCAAGCAAATTAATCAAGGTTATAATATTTCCTGATTTTGTGATTTTGATTCGTTTCTATATAGTAATAAATTGCTCAATCCAATTGTTCCAAATACCTTATTTAGGTTTTGCTTAATTGGTCTGATTTtgtcattttgattttttttcccttAACTGGCACCTTTTATTGCTTGAGAAGAAAATGTAAAGAGAAAGAAACCACTCATTTCCTATTTTTTCCATAAGAAAATGTCAAGAGAGAGACCATTCATTTCCTATTTTTTCCATTTCTCGAAGTTACTATTTGGATAGGAGCCAAATTAAGAAGGAAGAGAGAAGAACTGAGACTAGCAAAGTAAATAGTAGTATTCTTTTATTTCTGATTACAGTAGGTTGTGTTGGCCGAGTTGTGCTTTATACATACAGTCAAATCTCTTTATAACAAGATTCATATATAacaatcattcactataaaagccaaattTTTTTCTCGAAACGGacttttatgttatgttatgataTATGTCCTCTATAGCAGCACTTCGCTATAGCATCCAAAAAATATCAGAACAAATGTGACCgttattgagaagtttgactTGTAAATACATTTTGGTgattaatgaaaattgaagaaagtgAATAATGCCATGTCTCCCGATCAATTTGTTCTATTCTTGCTAAACATAAACCAATATACAAAAATAATCTGAAGATCATATGGCTTTCAAGTCATATATCTGGTTTCATTTTGCTCCAGTAAATCATTAAGGTCACCAACCTCTTCCTCAGCTATCTATCAGCATACATTAGATAGCAATCTAGGAAAGTTTATCACATAATTGATAATACATACAAGGAGACGGATACGTTGTTCCATCACGGCCAATGAACCAGAAATCGGATTGCACTTGAAGAACGATGACACTACGAAAACAACATAGTTTCTAGTCGCGATCAGCATCTTCCAATTCTTCATCCTCAGGTACACCACGAAGATAGAGGACATTATTACATCTGCAAACGTAAAAGCAACAAGGTTAAGTAAGAGAAGTCGCATTTTCGTTAAGGTGCAGGCATTTCACTCGCAAAAAAAAAGAGCAgcccagtgcactaagctcccgctatgtgcggggtccAGGAAAGGgctggaccacaagggtctattgtacgcagccttaccctgcatttttgcaagaggctatttccacggctcgaacccgtgacctcctggtcacatggcagcaactttaccaattgcgccaaggctccccttctcgCAAATGATTTACAAATAAAGTTACACAACTATAAGAATTGGTGATTCGCAATGAGCCAAAAGTGAATTGGTGATTTGCCATGAGCCAAAAGTGAATGGTGAACAAATTAATAAGTGAATTTATAAGAAGAGCTAAACAGATCACTATCATAGACTGATGTTTCGGACAACTATCATTCAGATATTTCTGAGTCGTGAACTTATAAACCAATCAATAATCAATAAAAATTTAAGGTACTCTTTTTACAAGAATTGGAAatctaaaagaaaatgaaaacagTGAGGCAATTTGTTATGGTCTTAATATTCCAGCCTTTCACTAAAAGGAAAAGATGTAACTGATCCAGTTGGAGAATCGTACTGTGAGGAAGATGGAACATGTAAATCAAGTCCGCAGGTAAGCATTGAATTAGTTAACAATAAGAGACTATCTTTGAAAATACGAGGCAGCATTTTAGCagttatgattattattatttttttaatatataaccATGACAGTATGATTATTATGCTCAGCTGTTGGCATGAATTTCAAATTCGGTCCACATATCAAGATCAAAAGACGAAGCCACGAAGGTACCTAATCAGGATCTCTCCGAGAGAACCAGTGCATTGTCCATCAATGTATTCTTCTGCGTTTGCAAGCTGCAAAAAGAATAACATGATTTCAGAACATCACACGACAAAAACACGCACATATGCACACATCACTAGAACAAGCAGGTTACCAGGAGCTTGCGACAACTTCTTCGGACAATGAAGATAGAATGCTTTTTCTGTAAATTTTGTTGTTTTGTGCTCGTTAATTTTCTGGTTTTAGTTATAAACTCATTTGTAAAACAAGTTCTCCTCCCAGAGTCATGTTTTTTATGCTTTTTATGTTTTTTACATAGTCAGGGATAGATTAAGCTATGCTTATCCCAATTAGCCTTCAAAGACACAGCTAAGAATATGTTTTACTTTTATGTGCTGCAGACAAATAAATTAGCTATTCATCTCCTACTCCACTTAAATGTCACACAGGACCTTTGAGAAAAGTCTTTGCATTGCTTCAAAGTCGATGGGTCATAAAAGTAATTTCCTAATATACGGGGAAGGCACTATAAGCTCGTAAATTCAAATGCAAAACTTCGAAactcatttgcacataaccaagcaaTCAGAACTGAATATCtccaactcaaccaagccacgcaggtcaccaaacccaagattattgccacaaaacacctgtagagactcaccacttCATAGATACCCAATGAATCGATCATATCCATTATaatgctgatccaacctactaccaagttatcatatttctccgagttccttccgaattacccccAAGTTGACACTCTTCCTCGCCATAATTCCATGATCCTCAACCAAAACACACCCCACAAGATCCTAGAAataaaccacaccgccctaaagcccataagctgctgaattccctcttaagcagcccaaaagtaccacaaccgagccACCCACTCTGAAGATTATAGATGCTCGGTAATTtctgagaagggtgcacatttcagagggtgcattgtgttttgacttacaaaTGTTTcgttggtattgcggtactcacctggttgatagactgctgatattcaaattatttctatgtggaacggaagaattatggaagtattcctagtgggatgatcgtgcatgaaggatgtgttagtcattcaaaTGCTAGAGTTGAGATCAGTTATGATGATTCATGTGTCCTATGAATTTGAAGACTGGAAGTTCtgagaagcatattgtttcagggtttcgacctgtttgaggtgagtattttatttaaactcagtggatgtactagttgcgttaattatttgtgatagctacacgCTATGAGTGTgaatatatgtgaggtttgagcccatgtgcgggcatcgggttaagtattcatactcggaagaatgcttaggctatgatatgcctagagttgactgttaagcgtaaagttataacgttctcatatttatacctttgttgagaactatcttaGTCATACtcgaggttacaaagaggctaattccctgaatgaaCTGGAAAGTTACTCTGCGTTAATTTGCCGATTTGAATTGTGATAGCAGACTAATTTGTttggaagtgacgcacatgctaggtgatgggcggtgggcatgcaccgtagaaattgtgacgtaattgatTCCGTGAAAttgtgtagtcaaataatcttggcatttttcatgtactttcatgtgttagagaaattgagctgagaatcatgttaaaatcATGATGAGGTTATATGCCGGTATTATTGAGATCCActcatctctcagtctctgttgctatttattgattcatcgtATCATCATTTTGGGCCAGTTTCGTGACATTGTGagtccgagagactagagagattggtgactgagtgagaccaagggcctaattgtgaggataattatgggattggACTGCATGccacagcaggccatattggctttatatattttattattatgggatcggactgcacgccgcaatatttttttttatttatttatgcatgAATCTGGCTTATTGCAGCGCTTAGGATAATTGAGTCCCTCCGGACTCTGCATCCCCcatagtgagcgcagttgatattatatttgggatggagttccctgagCATAGAGTTGCCATATATATTCACTtctgggatggagttccctgggcatgaagttgccttatttatttatatttgagatGGAGTTCTCTAGACTGGATTGGCCAtgtacaatactgagtgactgaatgtcagttattttatatatatatttgggatggatcttccctgggctagattggccatatacagtcctgtgagattgagtactctgagagtgtgagtacatgagttcatcattttGCTGCATTGCATCCGATGAATCTATATTATTGCAAAAACCAAAATGCTACTTTTTTCGTGAACACAACTCGGCATTTACTGAATACAGTCCCTCCCCACCCCCCATCGGCCCATCCACAaacagaaaaaaggaaaaaggaaatgtCCCAACTATTGTAAAAGTTAACAAGAATTCGCCTAAAGTTTGATATTCAAATAAATTCTTTTCAACCTGTTTGATAAGGAAATTCTTAATACAGTAATTGTGAATACGATGATCTAGACAGCAACTCATGCCTTGACGGATAGCAATGAATGGTTCATAATGAAGAGTTAAGGATATCATGAGGATATAGATGCACATAGATCCACTAAATAATGTTCTTTTAGACAATTTGAAATGGAAAAGGACAGAAACTCAAATTAAAAGCATTACCTGCAAGTTCATGTATGAATCCACGGAGACCAGATACCCTTGAAAGAGAAACGACAAAGAAAAGGACCTTAGTTAAACAACGTCCGCCTACATATCATTCTCAAAAACCTTAATGAAGAGCATAATGTTAGGAATCAGCGAGTGCAAGAAAAGTACCTTTGTACTCCATTCCCCATTTAAGCTTTACCATCACAGGCTTTCCCGTCAAATTGTTCAAATAAGGCTTGGGATTAACTGGTACTGACTGCAAAATACCCAAAGTTTCCAAATATAGTATGTTACTC is from Nicotiana tabacum cultivar K326 chromosome 18, ASM71507v2, whole genome shotgun sequence and encodes:
- the LOC107814947 gene encoding putative small nuclear ribonucleoprotein F produces the protein MSVPVNPKPYLNNLTGKPVMVKLKWGMEYKGYLVSVDSYMNLQLANAEEYIDGQCTGSLGEILIRCNNVLYLRGVPEDEELEDADRD